A portion of the Clostridium gelidum genome contains these proteins:
- the iadA gene encoding beta-aspartyl-peptidase, which produces MILIKNIDTYSPEHIGIKDILTTFDKIAYISEKIDLPSSNFPETEIIDGSKLKAIPGIIDLHVHITGGGGEGGFTSRAPELMLTELTTNGVTTCIGLLGTDGTTRSMGNLIAKARSLELEGLNTYVWTGSYAVPTRTITDSVRGDIILVDKIIGVGEIAISDHRSSQPSDQDLIHLATEARLGGMLSGKCGILHVHVGDGKNGINPLFYIRKNSEIPFSNILPTHINRNSLVFKQAIQYAMDGGFVDITTSIRPEGNDEVHPVDAFQELLKHNISPYQITMSSDSGGSSPIFDANGNLTKFGIGSPSSNIEILQSCIKAGIPMELALIPFTSSPAKLLKLNGKGNLTEGASSDIILLDENLKIHSVICKGKIMVYKYKPIVFGTFENNK; this is translated from the coding sequence ATGATTTTAATTAAAAATATTGATACATATAGTCCAGAACATATTGGCATAAAGGATATCTTGACGACTTTTGATAAAATTGCATATATTTCAGAAAAAATTGATTTGCCATCTAGTAACTTTCCAGAAACTGAGATTATAGATGGCTCAAAGCTAAAAGCTATTCCGGGAATTATTGATTTACATGTTCATATAACTGGAGGAGGAGGAGAAGGGGGTTTTACTAGTAGAGCACCAGAACTCATGCTTACAGAGCTTACTACCAACGGGGTTACAACCTGTATTGGTTTACTTGGTACCGATGGTACTACAAGAAGTATGGGAAATCTTATTGCAAAAGCAAGAAGTTTAGAACTAGAGGGATTAAACACTTATGTTTGGACTGGTTCATATGCGGTGCCAACTAGAACAATTACGGATAGCGTTAGAGGAGACATTATATTAGTTGATAAAATAATAGGTGTAGGAGAAATTGCAATTTCTGATCACAGATCAAGTCAACCGTCAGACCAAGATCTAATTCATTTAGCTACAGAGGCACGACTAGGTGGTATGCTTTCTGGTAAATGTGGAATACTTCATGTGCATGTTGGAGATGGTAAAAATGGAATAAATCCATTATTTTATATAAGAAAAAATTCTGAAATACCTTTTAGTAATATTTTACCTACCCATATAAATAGGAATTCTTTAGTTTTTAAACAAGCAATTCAGTATGCAATGGATGGCGGATTTGTAGATATCACTACAAGTATAAGACCTGAAGGAAACGATGAAGTGCACCCTGTAGATGCATTTCAAGAACTATTAAAACACAATATTTCACCCTATCAAATTACAATGAGTTCAGATTCTGGTGGTAGTTCTCCTATATTTGATGCAAATGGTAACCTAACAAAATTTGGAATTGGATCACCAAGTTCCAATATTGAAATTTTACAAAGTTGCATTAAGGCTGGAATACCTATGGAGTTAGCTCTTATTCCATTTACTTCTTCACCTGCTAAATTGCTTAAATTAAATGGAAAGGGTAACCTAACTGAGGGAGCAAGTTCAGATATAATTTTGTTAGATGAGAATTTAAAAATTCATTCTGTTATATGCAAAGGTAAGATTATGGTTTATAAATATAAACCTATTGTCTTTGGTACTTTTGAGAATAATAAGTAA
- the aspD gene encoding aspartate 4-decarboxylase, with translation METHNVQRQEIEKIYGKISPFEFKNKLINLAQGSQGQREKSAHTLLDAGRGNPNWIAATPREAFFTFGMFAVEETRRTWNDGDLAGMPRKEGIAKRLYDYWEKHKDMPGITLLGNIIDYGIKRQGFNADKWVFELTDAIIGDNYPVPDRMLVHIENIVHEYLVQELCYNKPPTGRFNVFAVEGATAAMCYIFDSLIANELLARGDKIALMVPVFTPYLEIPHLPRYNFEVVHISAIELTSDGTHTWQYPESELNKLKDSSIKALFAINPSNPPSVAMKPDSVKQLVHIVENCNPNLMIISDDVYSTFVDNFRSLMADLSYNTIGVYSFSKYFGVTGWRLGTIVLQEENIFDKLLKEMSEEKKIELRQRYGALSIQPDGIAFIDRIVADSRQVALNHTAGLSTPQQVQMAFFCAFALLDKENKYKKQTKDICRRRQKLLFKGLGLDLRKDQYDAAYYTEFDLLEWAICYYGDEFGEYLQNKYKPVDILYRLAEESSIVLLSGGGFQGPEWSIRISLANLNDEAYSKIGEALHKILEEYVDCWKSTIK, from the coding sequence ATGGAGACTCACAATGTTCAACGCCAAGAAATAGAAAAAATTTATGGTAAGATTAGCCCATTTGAATTCAAAAATAAATTAATTAACCTTGCACAAGGCTCACAAGGGCAAAGAGAAAAAAGTGCCCATACATTATTAGATGCAGGAAGAGGAAATCCAAATTGGATAGCAGCAACACCAAGGGAAGCTTTTTTTACCTTTGGTATGTTTGCAGTAGAAGAAACAAGAAGAACTTGGAATGATGGCGACTTAGCTGGGATGCCAAGAAAAGAGGGGATAGCTAAGCGACTTTATGACTATTGGGAAAAACATAAGGATATGCCAGGAATAACACTTTTAGGAAATATAATTGACTATGGGATTAAGCGTCAAGGTTTTAATGCTGATAAGTGGGTATTTGAGCTGACTGATGCAATTATTGGTGATAATTATCCAGTACCAGATAGAATGTTAGTTCATATTGAAAATATTGTTCATGAATATCTTGTTCAAGAACTTTGCTATAACAAACCTCCAACTGGTAGATTTAATGTTTTTGCTGTAGAGGGAGCTACTGCAGCAATGTGCTATATATTTGATAGTCTAATAGCTAACGAACTGTTAGCACGAGGAGATAAAATAGCACTAATGGTTCCTGTTTTTACACCTTATCTTGAAATACCACACTTGCCACGTTATAATTTTGAAGTTGTACATATTAGCGCAATAGAGCTAACAAGCGATGGAACTCATACATGGCAATATCCTGAGTCAGAACTTAATAAGCTTAAGGATTCTAGCATAAAGGCTTTGTTTGCTATTAATCCTAGCAATCCTCCGTCAGTTGCAATGAAACCTGATTCTGTTAAGCAACTAGTACATATAGTAGAAAACTGCAACCCGAATCTAATGATTATTTCTGATGATGTATACAGTACTTTTGTTGATAACTTTCGTTCACTGATGGCTGACTTGTCTTATAATACAATAGGTGTTTATTCTTTTTCAAAATATTTCGGAGTAACAGGTTGGAGACTCGGAACTATAGTACTTCAGGAAGAAAATATATTTGATAAATTATTAAAAGAAATGTCAGAGGAAAAAAAGATTGAGCTTAGGCAGCGCTATGGAGCACTTTCGATTCAGCCAGATGGCATAGCATTTATAGATCGAATAGTAGCAGATAGCCGTCAGGTTGCTCTTAATCATACAGCAGGTTTATCAACGCCTCAACAGGTTCAAATGGCTTTTTTCTGTGCTTTCGCTCTGCTTGACAAGGAAAATAAATATAAGAAGCAGACAAAGGATATTTGCAGACGTAGGCAAAAGCTTCTATTCAAAGGGCTAGGTTTAGATTTAAGGAAGGATCAATATGATGCTGCATATTACACAGAATTTGATTTATTAGAATGGGCTATCTGCTATTATGGGGATGAATTTGGAGAGTATTTACAAAATAAATATAAGCCTGTAGATATTCTATATAGATTAGCTGAAGAATCATCCATAGTATTATTAAGTGGCGGTGGTTTCCAAGGTCCTGAGTGGTCTATAAGAATATCTCTAGCAAATCTTAATGATGAAGCGTATAGCAAAATTGGTGAAGCACTTCATAAAATACTAGAAGAATATGTAGATTGTTGGAAATCTACAATTAAATAA
- a CDS encoding hydrolase yields MEDLKSTNKTEFITAEKTALVVIDLRNGIVNNERAPYTGAQVVQNSCRLIDAFTDNGIFVILVRVSSLDGKDMVIPSLDSKINPMQFPEGWDSYVPELAKFKTAHTITKRQWGAFYGTDLDLQLRRRGIDTIVLCGISTEIGVDTTAREAYQHGYNQIFAEDAMTAGTKEEHDYVCNYIFPRIGKIRTSEEVISSLR; encoded by the coding sequence ATGGAAGATTTAAAATCAACAAATAAAACTGAATTTATTACCGCAGAAAAAACAGCCCTTGTAGTTATTGACTTGCGAAATGGAATTGTAAACAATGAGCGTGCCCCTTATACGGGTGCTCAAGTTGTTCAAAATTCATGTAGATTAATTGATGCCTTCACAGATAATGGTATCTTTGTAATTCTTGTGAGAGTTTCCTCTTTAGACGGGAAAGATATGGTTATACCAAGTTTAGATTCAAAAATTAATCCTATGCAATTTCCAGAAGGATGGGATTCCTATGTGCCTGAACTAGCGAAATTCAAGACTGCTCATACTATTACTAAAAGACAATGGGGTGCATTCTACGGTACTGACCTTGATTTACAACTACGACGACGAGGAATTGATACTATTGTACTATGTGGTATTTCTACCGAAATTGGCGTAGATACTACAGCAAGAGAAGCTTATCAACATGGTTATAATCAAATTTTTGCTGAAGATGCAATGACAGCTGGAACAAAAGAAGAACATGATTATGTTTGTAATTATATCTTCCCTAGAATAGGTAAAATTAGAACAAGTGAAGAAGTAATTTCGTCATTACGATAA